In Halobacillus amylolyticus, the following proteins share a genomic window:
- a CDS encoding polysaccharide biosynthesis protein has translation MTYRQRLSLFIFIDSCIVLISLFISRLLVNSSFYAMTLSFLITMMAILVSHLYFSFKLNLYKKVWEYASVGELLIIFKTVTYSLLVTGVVQFIVFQAIFIKMLTLTWMLHILLIGGSRFLWRVYRNSFILPELNHKRALIVGAGSAGTMVVRQLQKSNDSRLAPIAFVDDDFKKHRLDILGIPVAGGVSEIEKIVDELEIANIIIAIPSLNKQELNVIFKECAKTEAKTQILPMLEDLVTGKVSVKQFRDVEVEDLLGREPVVLDTDSISDYVKGKVVLVTGAGGSIGSEITRQVSKFHPKRLILLGHGENSIYSIEKELRSSFADTGVEFITEIADIQDEVKMMNVIGFHHPDVIYHAAAHKHVPLMERNPDEAVKNNVIGTWNVAKAASWHDVSTFVMISTDKAVNPTSVMGATKRLAEMIVQNMNQKSETKFVAVRFGNVLGSRGSVIPLFKEQIEKGGPVTVTHPEMVRYFMTIPEASRLVIQAGALTKGGEIFVLDMGAPVKIVDLAKNLIKLSGNTLEEIGVEFSGIRPGEKLFEELLKADEVYKNQVYPKIYIGKTIQLYIEEIEEMISIYETLNKEALREKLVNLANHAEAEQTPIVPITS, from the coding sequence ATGACATATCGACAAAGACTGTCTCTATTTATTTTCATTGATTCATGTATTGTACTCATTTCTCTCTTTATCAGCCGATTACTAGTGAATTCAAGCTTTTACGCGATGACACTGTCATTCCTCATTACTATGATGGCCATCTTAGTAAGCCACTTGTATTTTTCATTTAAATTAAACCTTTATAAAAAGGTATGGGAATATGCAAGTGTCGGGGAATTACTCATTATATTTAAAACTGTGACCTATTCGCTGCTGGTTACAGGAGTTGTTCAGTTCATCGTGTTCCAGGCAATTTTTATAAAAATGCTGACACTCACGTGGATGCTTCATATTTTATTAATAGGAGGATCGCGTTTTTTATGGCGAGTGTATCGAAATTCATTTATCTTGCCGGAACTAAATCATAAACGGGCCTTAATTGTAGGAGCCGGATCTGCTGGAACTATGGTTGTCAGGCAATTGCAAAAGAGCAATGACTCTCGTCTAGCACCTATTGCCTTCGTTGATGATGACTTTAAGAAGCATCGTCTAGATATTTTAGGAATTCCGGTCGCAGGTGGTGTAAGCGAGATTGAGAAAATTGTTGACGAGTTGGAGATCGCAAATATTATCATCGCCATTCCTTCATTAAACAAGCAGGAGTTGAATGTGATTTTTAAGGAATGTGCAAAAACAGAAGCCAAAACGCAAATTTTACCGATGCTAGAGGACCTGGTAACAGGGAAAGTTTCGGTCAAACAGTTCCGGGATGTGGAAGTAGAAGATCTATTAGGCAGGGAGCCTGTTGTTTTGGATACAGATAGTATTTCGGATTATGTCAAAGGCAAAGTTGTCCTAGTTACTGGTGCAGGAGGATCAATTGGCTCTGAAATTACGAGACAGGTCTCCAAATTCCATCCGAAAAGGCTGATTCTATTGGGCCATGGGGAGAATAGTATTTATTCAATAGAAAAGGAACTGAGATCAAGCTTTGCTGATACTGGAGTAGAGTTTATTACGGAAATTGCTGATATTCAGGATGAAGTGAAAATGATGAACGTCATTGGTTTTCATCATCCTGACGTCATTTATCACGCAGCTGCTCATAAACATGTACCGTTAATGGAGCGGAACCCAGATGAAGCCGTAAAAAATAATGTAATAGGAACATGGAATGTTGCCAAAGCTGCTAGTTGGCACGATGTGAGTACATTTGTCATGATATCAACAGATAAAGCTGTTAATCCTACCAGTGTTATGGGAGCAACGAAAAGATTAGCAGAAATGATTGTACAAAACATGAATCAAAAAAGCGAAACTAAGTTTGTAGCAGTACGGTTCGGCAATGTTCTTGGGAGCCGTGGCAGTGTGATTCCGTTGTTTAAAGAACAGATTGAAAAAGGCGGCCCTGTGACCGTCACACATCCGGAAATGGTGCGATATTTTATGACGATCCCAGAAGCATCACGATTAGTTATCCAAGCTGGTGCATTAACAAAAGGCGGGGAAATATTTGTGCTAGATATGGGCGCCCCCGTGAAGATTGTTGACCTTGCTAAAAACTTAATCAAACTATCGGGAAACACCCTCGAGGAAATTGGGGTTGAGTTTAGTGGCATAAGGCCTGGGGAGAAACTGTTTGAAGAGCTGCTGAAGGCGGATGAAGTTTATAAGAATCAAGTGTATCCAAAAATTTATATCGGAAAAACAATCCAGCTTTACATCGAAGAAATAGAAGAAATGATTTCTATTTATGAAACATTAAATAAGGAAGCTTTAAGAGAGAAGTTAGTCAATCTCGCGAATCACGCTGAAGCCGAACAAACGCCAATTGTGCCGATTACGAGCTAA
- a CDS encoding CpsD/CapB family tyrosine-protein kinase — MILNRMNKASSVKKRNLVTYSNPESLISEQFRTIRTNIQFLTENRDQRLFLLTSPGKKEGKSTSIANLAVSMAQQKLKVLLIDADLRDSYLHTIFKTTNDIGLTDILTGHANLEESIFRTGMGSLDILTSGTSSPNPSEFLGSNNMSELLKKVGDLYNIVLIDSPSVLLSTETRVLANQCDGVILILNHGKTDFKKAAEAKKVLDLAHANVVGAIMNKKR, encoded by the coding sequence TTGATATTAAATAGAATGAATAAAGCTTCTTCTGTTAAAAAAAGAAATCTTGTCACTTATTCCAATCCCGAATCTCTCATTTCTGAACAATTTAGGACGATCCGCACCAACATTCAGTTTTTAACAGAAAACAGAGATCAGCGACTTTTCCTTCTTACCTCACCAGGAAAAAAGGAAGGTAAATCAACATCGATCGCAAATTTAGCCGTTTCTATGGCCCAGCAAAAGTTAAAGGTGCTCTTAATCGATGCAGATTTAAGAGATTCATATTTGCACACTATTTTTAAAACGACAAACGATATCGGTTTAACAGACATTCTGACTGGCCACGCCAATCTTGAAGAGTCGATTTTTAGAACGGGTATGGGAAGCTTGGACATCTTAACTAGTGGAACAAGCTCGCCTAATCCTTCAGAATTCCTTGGAAGTAACAATATGTCCGAGTTGTTAAAAAAGGTGGGGGATCTGTATAACATCGTTTTAATCGACTCACCATCTGTATTGTTATCCACTGAAACAAGGGTGTTAGCCAATCAATGTGATGGGGTCATATTAATCCTTAATCATGGAAAAACAGATTTTAAAAAAGCAGCGGAAGCAAAAAAAGTTTTGGATCTTGCCCATGCAAACGTGGTTGGAGCCATTATGAATAAGAAAAGGTAG
- a CDS encoding YveK family protein: protein MSRMKQVNFNDDGRGKEINLKEYFDVIKNRFWIIILITILTTLAGLGYNHVNNTLLYESSTRMILSTEDDNMNTLMVMIKDPIIMEEVREELQLSQSAGSLASQIEVSQLEDSQVIRISVTATDPKRAVEIANATAKVYKNEIVNILDFDQVQLLSEAKENPFPINGDQSRTVILAALFGVMTGIGLVFLLDTLDSTVKNREDVEEYLEIPVIGFVSPMNKRNSTIRKKKQRNEEVELRGESVDIK from the coding sequence ATGAGTAGAATGAAACAAGTTAACTTTAATGATGATGGCAGAGGAAAAGAGATTAATTTAAAGGAATATTTTGATGTAATAAAGAATCGCTTTTGGATTATTATTCTAATTACTATACTTACAACGTTAGCCGGATTGGGTTATAACCATGTAAACAATACTCTTCTCTATGAATCATCAACCCGCATGATTTTAAGTACAGAAGATGACAACATGAATACACTGATGGTTATGATCAAAGATCCCATCATTATGGAGGAAGTAAGAGAGGAGTTACAGCTTAGTCAGTCAGCTGGAAGTCTTGCAAGCCAAATTGAGGTTAGCCAGCTTGAGGATTCCCAGGTAATTCGAATATCGGTGACAGCGACAGACCCGAAACGAGCGGTAGAGATTGCAAATGCCACCGCAAAGGTTTATAAAAATGAGATTGTAAACATTTTGGATTTTGACCAAGTTCAATTATTATCGGAGGCTAAGGAAAACCCCTTTCCTATCAACGGGGATCAAAGCCGCACCGTTATCCTCGCAGCTCTGTTCGGTGTAATGACAGGGATCGGTCTGGTTTTCCTATTAGATACTTTGGATAGTACCGTGAAAAACAGAGAAGATGTGGAAGAATACTTGGAGATCCCTGTTATTGGCTTTGTCTCCCCTATGAATAAGAGAAACAGTACGATTAGGAAAAAGAAGCAGCGAAATGAGGAAGTAGAATTAAGAGGTGAATCTGTTGATATTAAATAG
- a CDS encoding DUF4064 domain-containing protein gives MKRNGEFIVGLLGGIIGLFSTFFALFIGAVDAAINEAGTSVISGLGWAAFLFSTLAIVGSALVKSKTKAGTIMMIVAALGGLVSIALFYVIPAILLLTAGIMGLVRKDKAAAKAS, from the coding sequence ATGAAGCGGAACGGTGAATTCATAGTAGGCTTACTCGGTGGCATCATTGGTCTTTTCAGTACTTTTTTTGCCCTGTTTATTGGTGCAGTTGACGCAGCGATAAATGAAGCAGGGACAAGTGTAATCAGCGGACTTGGCTGGGCAGCATTCTTATTTTCTACACTAGCTATTGTGGGTTCTGCGCTAGTAAAAAGTAAAACAAAGGCTGGGACCATCATGATGATCGTCGCTGCGCTCGGCGGACTAGTTAGCATTGCCTTGTTCTACGTAATACCAGCCATTCTTCTCCTAACTGCTGGTATTATGGGGCTCGTTCGTAAGGATAAAGCTGCTGCTAAAGCTTCATAA
- a CDS encoding aminoglycoside phosphotransferase family protein, translated as MNFQEKFVRNVRLYFREVGEKWLEELPTLLEYCEGKWGLTMKNPYELSINYVAPAIRSDGSEVVVKIGLPGVEFNYEHDALIMLDSSGVVRLIDADRDHGVLILEKVSPGTMLAELEKEDKVCQIASEVMKGLITPASEGMNLPSTKDREAELALICKDHPNQFGPFLTQTLKRALAVFTYMNKTMVDPKLLHGDFHHYNVLSNGHESWIAIDPKGLIGEVEYDLIQFLMNCLPKDGVFEVIESRVEKFTKELDLDLHRLLLWGYAHSVLSSVWTVDEKTGDYNKVFSQCPAIFEKLYQKEFQHTIVDFLEKRVP; from the coding sequence ATGAATTTCCAAGAAAAGTTCGTTCGAAACGTACGATTATATTTCCGGGAGGTAGGAGAGAAGTGGTTAGAAGAATTACCTACTCTCCTTGAGTACTGTGAGGGAAAGTGGGGGTTAACTATGAAGAATCCTTATGAGTTATCCATCAATTATGTGGCGCCAGCGATTAGAAGTGATGGAAGCGAAGTAGTTGTCAAAATTGGTCTGCCCGGCGTAGAGTTTAATTATGAACATGATGCGCTGATAATGCTCGATTCAAGTGGAGTGGTACGATTAATTGATGCTGACCGTGACCATGGAGTGCTGATTTTAGAAAAAGTTTCTCCGGGAACGATGCTTGCTGAATTGGAAAAGGAGGATAAAGTATGCCAGATCGCCTCAGAGGTCATGAAAGGACTCATTACTCCAGCTTCCGAAGGCATGAATCTTCCCTCCACAAAAGATAGGGAGGCTGAATTAGCGCTGATATGCAAGGATCACCCTAATCAATTTGGTCCTTTTTTAACTCAAACATTAAAAAGGGCATTGGCAGTATTTACATATATGAATAAGACGATGGTAGACCCGAAGTTGCTCCATGGTGATTTTCATCATTACAATGTTCTCTCAAATGGACACGAATCGTGGATAGCCATAGATCCTAAAGGGTTAATTGGTGAAGTAGAATATGACTTGATCCAATTTCTTATGAATTGCCTGCCTAAGGATGGTGTTTTTGAGGTAATTGAATCTAGAGTAGAGAAATTTACGAAGGAGCTGGATTTAGATCTTCACCGTCTTTTGCTGTGGGGATATGCCCATTCCGTATTATCAAGTGTATGGACAGTCGATGAGAAAACAGGCGACTATAATAAGGTTTTCTCACAGTGCCCGGCTATTTTTGAAAAACTGTATCAGAAGGAATTTCAGCATACCATCGTTGACTTCTTAGAAAAAAGAGTTCCCTAG
- a CDS encoding AI-2E family transporter produces the protein MWIKHPFFKYITAVILILICIYFLHILHFFGPVQTIIGTLFYPILIAGFLYYLIKPLITFLSKFKYIPKVAAILLVFAAIAGILYIGFRYLADTVQKQITDISNLPDKLKQTAKDTGEVLKNNDLGVFSVEGLRQKATSFFGDLTQQIGNHITEIVSTIAGATTVLVIIPFVLFYFLKDGHRLLPFLLKAIPDKHKQEGEKALKNIDQTLAAYIIGQITVAVVDGILMYIGYLIIGLNYALILAIFVAVTAVVPFFGPIIGAIPALVVALTQDPTMVVYVLITLIVVQQLEGNLVAPVVLGNRLRLHPLTIILLLIVAAALYGFIGMVIAVPLYSILKVTLKNLVHFLKLRYQ, from the coding sequence ATGTGGATCAAACATCCCTTTTTTAAATATATAACAGCAGTAATTCTGATATTAATTTGTATCTATTTTTTACATATCCTCCATTTCTTTGGACCAGTTCAAACAATCATCGGGACCCTATTTTATCCTATTTTAATAGCGGGATTTCTATATTATCTTATTAAACCGTTAATAACATTCCTCTCAAAGTTTAAATATATTCCAAAAGTTGCCGCCATCCTGCTTGTCTTTGCTGCCATTGCAGGTATCTTATATATCGGGTTCAGGTACTTAGCTGATACGGTTCAAAAGCAGATCACAGATATTTCGAACTTACCCGATAAATTAAAGCAAACTGCTAAAGACACGGGAGAAGTGCTAAAGAATAATGACTTGGGGGTCTTCTCGGTCGAAGGACTACGCCAAAAAGCGACGAGTTTCTTTGGTGATCTCACCCAACAAATTGGTAATCATATTACTGAAATTGTCTCTACAATTGCGGGAGCTACGACTGTGCTCGTTATTATTCCTTTTGTGCTCTTTTACTTTTTAAAGGACGGTCATCGTTTGCTTCCTTTCTTGTTGAAAGCCATCCCTGACAAACATAAACAAGAGGGGGAGAAGGCATTAAAAAATATTGACCAGACCTTAGCTGCTTATATCATTGGACAAATCACGGTGGCGGTTGTAGATGGTATCCTTATGTACATAGGTTACCTGATCATTGGACTTAATTATGCTTTAATTCTTGCGATTTTTGTTGCTGTGACTGCAGTCGTACCATTTTTCGGGCCAATTATAGGGGCGATCCCTGCGTTAGTTGTCGCCTTGACGCAAGACCCAACTATGGTAGTCTACGTTTTAATTACTCTTATCGTTGTACAGCAGCTTGAAGGGAACTTAGTCGCACCTGTCGTCTTAGGAAATCGATTGCGGTTGCATCCATTAACGATCATCCTTTTATTAATCGTTGCTGCCGCCTTATATGGATTTATCGGTATGGTCATTGCGGTTCCGTTATATTCCATTTTAAAGGTCACATTGAAAAATTTAGTTCACTTTTTAAAATTACGGTATCAATAA
- a CDS encoding Na+/H+ antiporter NhaC family protein: MADSKNNEVIDEAIGEKSIKRLEFRGGVFTATVPLIFFIMWAITLSVTKLVTEEALVLGMVIGVAIGLFLCKSKWADYAQSLISGMAQPIGVIAVIAWFWAGMFAKLLSAGGLVDGLIWFGLQTGLEGGAFVGATFLLSALFATAVGTGYGTVAAFGILMYPAGVILGADPVILLAAILSGAVFGDNLAPVSDTTIVSASTQEADVPGVVRSRFKYSITAAVPALILFIIFGGGGNAGNAEAMTRLQEQVSPHGLLLLIPFALVLYLALSGHHLLTSLTWGIAASIVFIIISGIPITEIIHIYKDEAGNAVVEGALMSGISGYFNMAILILFILAAAHLMEVAGTMEAIRDFFLGIIKNVVKRAELSIYGIVALLNVFITINTAAEIAAAPFVRKLGKEMNIHPYRRANFLDTVTSSLGYIFPWSAGVLLAWTTIKGAAQEYEFLPVVSPAEVFPFVFQGWGLLIVMLIAAWTGWGLRYTGKNGEEVKPKDYQGNESS; this comes from the coding sequence GTGGCAGATTCAAAAAACAATGAAGTCATTGATGAAGCAATTGGAGAAAAGTCGATCAAGCGATTAGAATTTCGAGGAGGCGTCTTTACAGCCACAGTTCCGCTGATTTTTTTCATTATGTGGGCAATTACATTAAGTGTAACCAAGCTTGTCACAGAGGAAGCCTTGGTATTAGGGATGGTCATCGGAGTAGCTATCGGATTGTTTCTATGCAAATCAAAATGGGCTGATTATGCTCAAAGTTTAATTTCAGGAATGGCACAACCTATTGGGGTTATTGCAGTTATTGCCTGGTTTTGGGCTGGGATGTTTGCCAAGTTGTTGTCAGCTGGTGGGCTTGTTGATGGATTAATTTGGTTTGGACTTCAAACTGGTCTAGAGGGTGGGGCTTTTGTTGGTGCGACCTTCTTGCTTTCGGCTTTATTTGCGACTGCTGTTGGTACAGGCTATGGAACAGTAGCAGCATTTGGTATTCTTATGTATCCAGCTGGTGTAATTTTAGGAGCAGATCCCGTTATTTTATTAGCAGCCATCTTGAGTGGTGCGGTATTTGGAGATAACCTTGCACCTGTTTCTGACACCACGATTGTTTCAGCTTCGACACAAGAAGCGGATGTGCCCGGAGTGGTTCGTTCACGTTTTAAATATTCCATTACAGCTGCCGTACCTGCACTCATTTTGTTTATTATTTTTGGCGGCGGTGGGAATGCTGGAAATGCTGAGGCAATGACCCGGCTTCAAGAACAAGTATCGCCACATGGATTATTATTATTGATTCCATTTGCGCTCGTTTTGTATTTGGCACTATCAGGCCACCATTTATTAACATCATTAACGTGGGGAATCGCAGCATCGATTGTCTTTATCATCATATCTGGGATTCCTATTACGGAGATCATTCATATATATAAAGATGAAGCGGGGAATGCTGTTGTTGAAGGTGCTCTTATGAGTGGGATCAGCGGTTATTTTAATATGGCGATTTTAATCCTGTTTATATTAGCTGCTGCACATCTCATGGAAGTTGCCGGGACGATGGAAGCCATCAGGGACTTTTTCTTGGGTATTATAAAAAATGTAGTGAAGCGTGCGGAACTTTCCATATATGGAATCGTCGCACTCTTAAACGTGTTTATTACAATCAACACAGCAGCGGAAATTGCAGCCGCTCCGTTTGTTCGGAAGCTAGGTAAGGAGATGAATATCCATCCTTACCGTCGTGCAAACTTTTTAGATACCGTAACGTCATCTTTAGGCTATATTTTCCCTTGGAGCGCTGGTGTTCTGCTTGCTTGGACAACTATTAAAGGCGCAGCCCAAGAATACGAGTTTTTACCAGTTGTAAGTCCGGCAGAGGTGTTTCCATTCGTCTTCCAAGGCTGGGGACTGCTCATAGTTATGCTCATTGCGGCCTGGACAGGCTGGGGGTTACGCTATACCGGTAAGAATGGTGAAGAAGTTAAACCAAAAGATTATCAAGGAAATGAAAGTTCATAG
- a CDS encoding RidA family protein has protein sequence MLKPIATDQAPAAIGPYSQAVDVGDLIFISGQIPLDPATQSFVSENVKEQAELVMKNIGAILEKAGLTYKHLAKANIYLDNIDDFAVVNEVYASFLSEPFPARAAVEVGKLPKGAKVEIEAIAVKE, from the coding sequence ATGTTAAAACCTATAGCTACAGACCAAGCACCGGCAGCGATCGGCCCTTATTCACAGGCAGTTGATGTTGGCGATCTCATTTTCATTTCCGGACAAATCCCACTGGATCCCGCCACCCAGTCATTTGTTTCTGAGAACGTTAAAGAACAGGCTGAGCTAGTGATGAAAAACATCGGTGCGATTTTAGAAAAAGCAGGACTTACTTACAAGCACCTTGCCAAGGCCAATATTTATCTTGATAATATCGATGATTTTGCTGTGGTAAACGAGGTGTATGCAAGCTTTTTAAGTGAACCTTTTCCAGCCCGGGCTGCAGTTGAGGTTGGAAAGCTCCCTAAAGGGGCGAAGGTTGAGATTGAAGCAATAGCTGTTAAAGAGTAA
- a CDS encoding amidohydrolase, whose product MILDNVRIYQPFDQRNSDEIYAVELRDGVFQAIHSSPYHGEKETVDGNGKVITPGFNDSHMHLLRYGLLKKELDLTETESFKEMKEMIENHYRGLEENQWFFGKGFNDAQFDDLDHLLTAKDLHKIQADAYIFLLHEDGHECVISEKALELLKQEEDFKKEPDVFKEKDEQGRWTGRFKDTAVHYIKRHFWGRSVEDAKRALQAAFPHISQHGLTSVHTDDLNFIKSYDKLWQAYTELENEGNLPIDVQLHHYIFDIEDLTRYLKDHKLRTGDGTKQVKVGAVKIFLDGTQRLHTAAMRNPYPENPEASGTLIYSQEQVNEMVAEAGSNGMQVAMHAIGDKAIEQAIQALEQKEAYTNERRHRIIHAQTLAPDLIDRLRKVKPYIETQPSFLLGEWDKKGKWTPKELLPFCDAFNSLVRDHIPITLSSDLPIGSINPLISINTAVNRTDLEGNPEGGWMPQEKLTVDDSFNGFTSVPAEIEYQEGKKGKIDRGYQADFVMLDQHPKEIQEEELHKINVLQTWYRGEKVYDRKQS is encoded by the coding sequence GTGATCTTAGACAATGTTCGAATCTATCAACCCTTTGACCAAAGAAACTCCGATGAAATATATGCTGTTGAATTGAGGGACGGTGTATTTCAAGCCATTCACTCTAGCCCTTACCACGGTGAAAAGGAAACGGTGGATGGAAATGGAAAAGTGATCACACCCGGATTTAATGATAGTCATATGCATTTACTTAGATATGGACTGTTAAAAAAGGAACTTGATTTAACGGAAACGGAAAGCTTTAAAGAGATGAAGGAAATGATCGAGAATCACTATAGGGGCCTTGAAGAAAATCAATGGTTTTTCGGAAAGGGCTTCAATGATGCCCAATTTGATGACTTGGATCATTTGCTTACAGCCAAAGACCTGCATAAAATTCAGGCGGATGCGTACATTTTCCTCCTTCATGAAGATGGCCACGAATGTGTAATCAGTGAGAAAGCGTTAGAGTTGTTAAAACAAGAGGAAGATTTTAAAAAAGAGCCCGACGTGTTTAAAGAAAAAGATGAGCAAGGACGATGGACAGGAAGGTTTAAGGACACAGCTGTCCATTATATTAAGCGTCACTTCTGGGGGCGGTCCGTTGAAGATGCGAAACGGGCACTCCAAGCTGCTTTTCCTCATATTAGCCAACATGGCCTGACATCTGTCCATACAGACGATCTAAATTTCATTAAAAGTTATGATAAACTATGGCAGGCTTATACAGAGCTTGAGAATGAAGGAAACCTTCCGATTGATGTGCAACTACACCACTATATATTTGATATTGAAGATCTAACAAGATATTTAAAAGATCATAAATTGAGGACGGGTGACGGAACAAAACAGGTGAAAGTTGGCGCGGTTAAAATTTTCCTTGATGGGACCCAGCGGCTTCATACTGCTGCCATGAGGAATCCTTACCCGGAAAACCCAGAGGCCAGCGGCACACTGATTTATTCTCAAGAACAGGTGAACGAAATGGTCGCTGAAGCTGGTTCTAACGGTATGCAGGTGGCAATGCATGCAATTGGGGATAAGGCGATAGAACAAGCCATTCAAGCTTTGGAGCAAAAAGAAGCGTACACAAATGAACGCCGCCATCGAATCATCCATGCTCAGACATTAGCTCCAGATCTCATTGACCGTCTTAGAAAAGTAAAGCCATACATTGAAACACAGCCCTCCTTTTTACTGGGCGAATGGGATAAAAAAGGTAAATGGACACCGAAAGAATTACTGCCATTTTGTGATGCATTTAATAGTCTCGTGCGTGATCACATTCCTATAACCTTAAGTTCTGATTTGCCGATCGGCTCAATCAATCCACTTATATCAATCAATACGGCTGTTAATCGAACGGATCTTGAAGGAAATCCTGAAGGTGGATGGATGCCGCAGGAAAAACTGACGGTGGATGACAGCTTTAACGGATTCACAAGTGTACCCGCGGAAATCGAATACCAAGAAGGGAAAAAGGGAAAGATTGACCGTGGATATCAGGCGGACTTTGTGATGCTTGATCAACATCCTAAAGAGATCCAAGAAGAGGAATTGCATAAGATCAACGTGCTGCAAACATGGTATCGCGGCGAAAAAGTATATGACAGAAAGCAGAGCTAA
- a CDS encoding excisionase family DNA-binding protein has protein sequence MYLTIEQTANYLDVPQSFIQNLIRDNRIRTIHDGEQYLINKNQFDTHFDQIEKYRVMIQDYFNEPLPEDPDIKDED, from the coding sequence TTGTATTTAACCATTGAACAAACGGCAAATTATTTGGATGTCCCTCAGTCATTTATCCAAAATCTTATCCGTGACAATCGAATCCGCACGATTCATGATGGGGAGCAGTACCTTATTAATAAAAACCAATTTGATACTCATTTCGATCAGATTGAGAAATACCGTGTAATGATTCAGGATTACTTCAATGAACCGCTGCCAGAGGACCCTGATATTAAAGACGAAGACTAA